In Salvelinus namaycush isolate Seneca chromosome 16, SaNama_1.0, whole genome shotgun sequence, the sequence catagaggagaggggggtgtgtccctggataatgatgaaccaacgtgtcatagaggagaggggggtgtgtccctggataatgatgaaccaacgtgccatagaggagagggggtgtgtccctggataacgatcaaccaacgtgccatagaggagaggggagtgtgtccctggataacgatgaaccaacgtgccatagaggagaggggggtgtgtccctggataatgatgaaccagcgtgccatagaggagaggggggtgtgtccctggataatgatgaaccaacgtgccatagaggagaggggggtgtgtccctggataatgatgaaccaACGTGTCATAGAGAagaggggggtgtgtccctggataatgatgaaccaacgtgccatagagaagaggggggtgtgtccctggataatgatgaaccaacgtgccatagaggagaggggggtgtgtccctggataatgatgaaccaacgtgtcatagaggagagggggtgtgtccctggataacgatgaaccaacgtgccatagaggagagggggatgtgtCCCCAATAACGATGAAccaacgtgccatagaggagGGGGATGTGTCCCCAATAACGATCAAccaacgtgccatagaggagaggggggtgtgtccctggataacgaTGAACCAGCGTGCCACGGAGCCGCTAGTGATGACATGGATTAGTTCCTGATCCCCGTGCGTTGCTttgttttctctctgtttctccactGATGCACTAACGGAAGGGAACGTCTGGTGCACCAACATAACATTGTCACTTTAATTTGTGTACTTGGCACATTCACTCTTATCCAGGGCAAGTAACCTAGCTTGCAGTTCTACGTATTATCTACCTAATGAGGCAGATTGGGGTTAAGCATCTTGCCTGAGTGCACAGCATAGTGTCCTCGGTTCTACTGGATGTGGCTCCCTCACTGGGCACACGCTGGCTGAGTCAACACTGTTTCCACGTTAGTTCAATGAAATtgcgttgaaccaacgtggaatagacgttgaatttgacgtctgtgcccagtgggcctGCAGAATATGGTTTTGCTCCGTATCAGATTAGCCTACGGTTTCTCATAGATTTTTAATAACGTGCCGTTACAGTACATCGTATTAAATCACACGTCAATAAAAATAGACGATCTTTAGAGCTATAAAACTTCAGCACCAAATCAACCATATTCGTCTCTAAGTAAAAAGCGGCAGTTGAACTTGCCAGGGACTTTTTTTCTTCAGTCTTTAGTATTCCAGGGGAGTTGGTCTCTGCAGGATTGTGGCCGTTGCCAAGGCAGCGTATAGGGTCCATTCTGTGCATGGCCTCAGAGTTTGGGGGACTTCCTTTGGGTGTCGGAGAGTGTCCTGCGCCTCTGACTAATCATCTGGGACACAATGCAGGGAGAAGGGACCAGAGGTTCTGGGGCAATGTTCTAATTAACTTTATCCCAATGAATCTACAGGACAAACCCCCCATTCTGTCACTCTTTGTTTTTAAAAGGGTTCAGCGATGGAAATGTGGTGGAAATGAATCAGGTTTAATCTAATTAGAAGTAATGGATTGCTCTAAAGTGAGGCAGGAATGTTGAAAAGTCACTGGTGTTTCTTTCTGCACCCTCTAAGTACTGACGATCTAGGCCAGGATGCCACCACAGACCAGGATGCCACCACAGACCAGGATGCCACCACAGGCCAGGATGCCACCACAGGCCAGGATGCCACCACAGACCAGGATGCCACCACAGACCAGGATGCCACCACAGGCCAGGATGCCACCACAGACCAGGATGCCACCACAGACCAGGATGCCACCACAGGCCAGGATGCCACCACAGACCAGGATGCCACCACAGACCAGGATGCCACCACAGGCCAGGATGCCACCACAGGTCAGGATGCCACCACAGGCCAGGATGCCACCACAGGTCAGGATGCCACCACAGGTCAGGATGCCACCACAGACCAGGATGCCACCACAGACCAGGATGCCACCACAGACCAGGATGCCACCACAGACCAGGATGCCACCACAGGCCAGGATGCCACCACAGGTCAGGATGCCACCACAGACCAGGATGCCACCACAGACCAGGATGCCACCACAGGCCAGGATGCCACCACAGGTCAGGATGCCACCACAGGTCAGGATGCCACCACAGACCAGGATGCCACCACAGGTCAGGATGCCACCACAGGCCAGGATGCCACCACAGGCCAGGATGCCTCCACAGGCCCCAGGACGCCACAATTATagcgatggggggggggggggggggggggtcactggtATGCCACTGTTGCTGTATGTACAGAATAAATGTTGGGagcaaaaaattataatataGACTCAATATCCACTCTAAAAATAGAGACTCAATATCCACTCTAAAAGTATAGACTCAATATCCACTCTAGAAATAGACTCAATATCCATTCTAAAAATAGACTCAATATCCACTCTAAAAATAGACTCAATATCCACTCTAAAAATAGAGACTTAATATCCACTAAAAATAGAGACTCAATATCCACTCTAAAAATAGAGACTCAATATCTACTCTAAAAATAGAGACTTAATATCCACAAAAAATAGAGCCTCAATATCTACTCTAAAAATAGAGACTCAATATCTACTCTAAAAATAGAGACTCAATATCCATTCTAAAAATAGAGACTCAATATCCATTCTAAAAATAGAGACTCAATATCTACTCTAAAAATAGAGACTCAATATCCACTAAAAATAGAGACCTAATATCCACTAAAAATAGAGACTCAATATCCATTCTAAAaatagagtttgtgtgtgtgtgtgtgtgtgtgtgtgtgtgtgtgtgtgtgtgtgtgtgtgtgtgtgtgtgtgtgtgtgtgtgtgtgtgtgtgtgtgtgtggatttacGTTTCTGTGTCAGAGGGGCTCGATTTAAAACCTACTGAACTGGTCCTGAACTGGTCCTAATCTGGTCCTGATCTGGTCCTAATCTGGTTCTAATCTGGTTCTAATCTGGTCCTGAACTGGTCCTAATCTGGTCCTAATCTGATCCTGAACTGGTCCTAATCTGGTCCTGAACTAGTCCTAATCTGGTTCTAATCTGGTCCTGAACTGGTCCTAATCTGGTCCTGAACTAGTCCTAATCTGGTTCTAATCTGGTCCTGAACTGGTCCTAATCTAGTCCTGAACTGGTCCTGGGTGTCAAAGTACAACTGTAGCGATTAATACGCAGAACATATACACTCATAGactcacacagacactcactcatCGCATTCAATATTCACACAAAGTCAGCCACTCTACCTATGTACCCTCACATTGACCTGAATACACTCAAACAAATAGTTACATGCTAGCCACATGTTGGCACATCCCACGCATCACACATAAAGGAGAAAATGAGAGGCTGGAAAATAACCAAGAATTCTCTGTGGAATGTTGTTAGATCACGGTTTGAGACAGGTGACCTGGAGAGAGATCAAGAGGTTGGGAAAGGCAGACTAGTGCCCAGGGTGGTTCGTGCTATATGCAGGCTAGAATGGAAAGACACTTCCACTGTATGTTTTGCATAAAATTGCTTCATTTTGTATCTCAATGATGAAATTGTTCACATGTTGGACTGGTTACTGGCAAAGTGAATTCCCCAAGGAATACATGAGTGAAACAGCCTTCTTGGTCAatggcagggttccccaactgagGGCTTTAATTGGTTTTATTTGTCCCCCATGTTGTTTGAGCAAACAAAAAAAgattgatatttatttatttgtattgttGGACtttaaagactgtaaaaacatcaGGAAATCAGCTTCAAGTGAATGGAGATCAGATGCTGCTGGAGGTTAGAGGGTCTGTAGGGGCAGTCTTCCCTCTGGTCTAAGGAGATCTAAATGCCCCAGGGCAGTAAAGGGGACATTGCCCTGCATAGGGTGCTTTCTTTGGGATGTTAAACAagtgtcctgactctgtggtcaTTCAAAATCCCATGGCTCTAAGAGTACAGTAGGGGTGTCATGGCAAaattccatcatggccacctaattaATCTCCTCATTCCTAATTGGCATATATCACTCAGCTGTGTGGTGAGCATTCTGGCACAAAAAAAAGGTCGCTGTGATTCCCCCATATGGGTGctacacattggtggtggatgaggtgagtttccTGCTACTACGTAAAGCGCTTTGActatctcagttggtagaaaagtGCTATtccaatcaattattattattatgattaaaTGTAAGCAAGGAATGACATGATAACACTTTAGTAAAATATCTGTTTGATCTTCTTGCGGGTTAATTTACAGTCTTCAAATGATTAGTAATTATGTTCCGGTCCctcgaccatccgctcaagagtAAAATCATCCCGTGATGATGATCCCTCGTCCAGGGtctcccaaactcggtcctgccccCCCGGTGCACATTTCgtttttttgccctagcattacacagctgattaaaataatcaactcatcatcaatctttgattatttgaatcagctgtgtattgTTATGGGCAAAAAAACTAAACGTGGGGAACgactttgggaaaccctgctctatgGGACTGTCTCCTGAGGGACTGTCTCCTGAGGGACTGTCTCCTGAGGGACTGTCTCCTATGAGACTGTCTCCTGGGGGACTGTCTCCTGTGAGACTGTCTCCTGTGAGACTGTCTCCTGAGGGACTGTCTCCTGAGGGACTGTCTGCTGTGGGACTGTCTCCTGTGGGACTGTTTCCTGTGGGACTGTCTCCTGGGGGACTGTCTCCTGTGAAGCAGTTAGGAAAGTCCCATGAACCAAGCCTTCATTACCCATTTCCTCTTTCCCACAGCTGGTCTACTTTCCCTCTGGTCCCTCTCTCCTATCTCACCCCTGCCTCTGCCTGGTAAACCATCTGCTTCCTCTAACACATGCAGTCCTATCTCTGTagtcctttttctgtagtcctaTCTCTGCAGTCCTATCTCTACAGTCCAATCTCTGCAGTCCTATCTCTGTAGTCCTATCTCTGCAGTCCAATCTCTGCAGTCCTATCTCTTCAGCTTCAGGACAAAGACATTATCTCTGATCTATTATTCATTTCTTTATGGTTCATAATTCATGATTTGGTTAAGTGCTCTTATGCATGGGGTCACCACTGTGTTCCTTACGGCAGCACCTTGactcctgccacacacacagggaatcaTCTGTCCTAGATtaaagaaggatggagagagtgaaagagaggagtgGGTGATTGTGTGTTCTGgtgagggagggacggagggagggagggaggtaggtcgGGAGGGACGGAGGTAGgtcgggagggagggaggtcggGAGGGAGGTCGgtcgggagggagggagggagggagggagggagggagggagggagggagggaggggttaacGATAACGGAGGGGGGTGatcattatatatatttttcagggCCCCTTTTGTGACCACGGCCCAGTCCCTTGGGTTCTGAACCCTGTCTCTGCTGAACGACTCagtaatgagtgtgtgtgtgtgtgtgtgtgtgtgtgtgtgtgtgtgtgtgtgtgtgtgtgtgtgtgtgt encodes:
- the LOC120061700 gene encoding polysialoglycoprotein-like, which gives rise to MPPQDATTGQDATTDQDATTDQDATTGQDATTDQDATTDQDATTGQDATTGQDATTGQDATTGQDATTGQDATTDQDATTDQDATTDQDATTDQDATTGQDATTGQDATTDQDATTDQDATTGQDATTGQDATTGQDATTDQDATTGQDATTGQDATTGQDASTGPRTPQL